In Prescottella soli, a genomic segment contains:
- a CDS encoding fumarylacetoacetate hydrolase family protein, which yields MRVANLSGRTVLIDDDRATDVHAASAGRFGPDPASVYAEWDAFTAWAGSAIGSGTGTPFATRDLEAPSPTPSQVFAIGLNYRDHAAETGLAAPDAPPTFTKFASCLTGPETDLVLPTDTVDWEVELVAVIGREATNVSATDAWNHVAGLTVGQDYSERTSQMAGPAPQFSLAKSFPGFGATGPWLVTPDEFADRNDLAIECEIDGETVQSGRTAQMMFPVAELIAHLSAVCTLRPGDLVFTGTPAGVGVGRDPQRFLAAGNVVTSRIEGIGALVQRCVK from the coding sequence ATGCGCGTGGCCAACCTCTCCGGACGAACCGTCCTCATCGACGACGACCGGGCGACCGATGTCCATGCCGCGAGCGCCGGACGCTTCGGCCCCGACCCGGCGTCGGTCTACGCGGAGTGGGACGCGTTCACCGCGTGGGCGGGATCCGCCATCGGCAGCGGCACCGGCACGCCGTTCGCCACCCGCGACCTCGAGGCGCCGTCGCCGACGCCGAGCCAGGTATTCGCGATCGGGCTCAACTACCGCGACCACGCCGCCGAAACCGGGCTCGCCGCCCCCGACGCACCGCCCACGTTCACCAAGTTCGCCAGCTGCCTCACCGGCCCGGAGACCGACCTGGTGCTGCCCACCGACACCGTCGACTGGGAGGTGGAACTGGTGGCCGTCATCGGCCGCGAGGCGACGAACGTGAGCGCGACCGACGCCTGGAACCACGTCGCGGGACTCACCGTCGGACAGGACTACTCGGAGCGGACGTCCCAGATGGCCGGGCCTGCGCCGCAGTTCTCCCTCGCCAAGTCGTTCCCGGGCTTCGGCGCCACCGGCCCCTGGCTGGTGACCCCGGACGAGTTCGCCGACCGGAACGACCTCGCCATCGAGTGCGAGATCGACGGCGAGACGGTCCAGTCCGGCCGCACCGCCCAGATGATGTTCCCCGTCGCCGAACTGATCGCCCACCTGTCGGCGGTGTGCACGCTGCGCCCCGGCGACCTCGTCTTCACCGGGACGCCGGCGGGCGTGGGTGTGGGCCGCGACCCGCAGCGGTTCCTCGCCGCAGGCAACGTCGTGACCAGCCGAATCGAGGGCATCGGCGCCCTGGTGCAGCGCTGCGTGAAGTAG
- a CDS encoding GntR family transcriptional regulator → MARATGTRADVIHARLRADILGGALAPGEKLAFGQLQARYDVSTGVLREVLPRLVEQGLAVSEAQLGFRVVPVSVPDLMELTETRVFVESEALRRSIAHGDVEWESAVLAARHLLSRTPTVDADGRVAEAWLAAHSGFHGVLLRACPNTRLVRIAESLRDVSEVYRCWSGRAAESSARDVDAEHGRIAAAAVERDADRAVDELRRHIELTTELLVAGQQAVPGD, encoded by the coding sequence ATGGCACGAGCGACCGGCACCCGCGCAGACGTGATCCACGCGCGGCTGCGCGCCGACATCCTCGGCGGCGCGCTCGCCCCGGGCGAGAAGCTCGCCTTCGGCCAGCTGCAGGCGCGCTACGACGTGAGCACCGGCGTCCTGCGGGAGGTCCTGCCGCGACTGGTCGAGCAGGGGCTGGCGGTATCCGAGGCTCAGCTCGGGTTCCGGGTCGTGCCGGTGTCGGTGCCGGATCTGATGGAGCTCACCGAGACTCGTGTGTTCGTCGAGTCGGAAGCGTTGCGCCGCTCGATCGCGCACGGCGACGTCGAATGGGAGTCCGCGGTTCTGGCTGCTCGTCATCTCCTCTCCCGGACCCCGACGGTGGATGCCGACGGCCGCGTCGCCGAGGCCTGGCTGGCCGCCCACAGCGGGTTCCACGGCGTCCTCCTCCGGGCCTGCCCCAACACGCGACTCGTGCGGATCGCCGAGTCGCTGCGGGACGTCTCGGAGGTGTACCGCTGCTGGAGCGGACGGGCCGCGGAGTCGTCCGCCCGCGACGTGGACGCCGAGCACGGGCGCATCGCTGCGGCCGCGGTCGAGCGCGACGCCGACCGCGCGGTGGACGAACTGCGCCGGCACATCGAGCTCACCACCGAACTGCTCGTGGCGGGACAGCAAGCGGTGCCGGGTGACTGA